The Carnobacterium divergens nucleotide sequence TTATAAAAAACACGGCATCTATGGTAAACGTGTAAAATACTCTAAGAAATTTAAAGCGCATGATGAAAATAACGCTGCAAAAACTGGAGATATCGTAAAAATTATGGAAACTCGTCCATTATCAGCTACAAAACGTTTCCGTTTAGTAGAAATTGTTGAAGAAGCAGTAGTTATCTAAAACAAGTTTTGATGAGACAAAGAGATTTCTAATTCCGAAAGGAGGATACTGAAGTGATCCAACAAGAAAGTCGTTTAAAAGTTGCTGATAACTCAGGCGCTCGTGAAGTCTTAACTATTAAAGTTTTAGGCGGATCTGGCCGTAAGACTGCGAACATTGGTGATGTAATCGTGTGTACTGTTAAACACGCTACACCAGGTGGCGTTGTCAAAAAAGGTGAAGTTGTACGTGCAGTAATCGTTCGTACTAAAACAGGAGCTCGTCGTGCAGACGGTTCTTACATTAAATTTGATGAAAATGCTTGTGTTATCATCCGTGATGACAAGAGCCCACGTGGAACACGTATCTTTGGACCTGTTGCTCGCGAATTACGTGACAACAACTTCATGAAGATCGTTTCACTAGCTCCAGAAGTTCTTTAATATACAACCATCCATGAAGGAGGTGCGAGAAAAACATGATCGTAAAAACTGGTGACAAAGTTAAAGTTATTACTGGTAAAGACAAAGGTAAAGAAGGCGTAATTTTAAAAGCTTTCCCTAAAAAAGATCGCGTGATCGTTGAAGGAATCAACATGATGAAAAAACATCAAAAACCGAATTCAGCAAATCCACAAGGTGGAATTCTTGAAACGGAAGCTCCTATCCACGTATCAAACGTAATGCTTATTGACCCTAAAACAAATGAACCAACTCGTGTTGGCTTTAAAGTTGAAGACGGCAAAAAAGTACGTGTTTCTAAAAAAACCGGTGAAGTTCTAGATAAATAATACTATTAGGAAGGAGGTACTAACTTCATGAACCGCCTTAAAGAAAAATATATCAAAGAAATTACTCCATCAATGATGGAAAAATTTAGTTATAAATCAGTAATGCAAGCTCCTAAAGTTGATAAAATCGTTATTAACATGGGTGTGGGTGATGCTGTTTCAAACGCTAAAAACTTAGACAAAGCTGTTGACGAATTAACTGTAATCTCTGGTCAAAAACCATTGATCACTAAAGCTAAAAAATCAATCGCTGGATTCCGTTTACGTGAAGGAATGCCAATCGGCACTAAAGTAACTTTACGTGGCGAAAGAATGTATGAATTCTTAGACAAATTAGTTTCAGTTTCATTACCTCGTGTACGTGACTTCCACGGAGTTTCTAAAAAAGCTTTCGATGGACGTGGTAACTACACGCTAGGAATCAAAGAACAATTAATCTTCCCAGAAGTTGACTACGATATGGTAGACAAAGTCCGCGGAATGGATATTGTTATTGTAACAACTGCAAACACAGACGAAGAATCACGCGAACTTTTAACACAACTTGGAATGCCATTCCAAAAATAAAAAAAGGAGGCGAACTACGTGGCTAAAAAATCAATGATTGCTAAGAATAAACGCCCTGCAAAATTCTCAACACAAGCATACACTCGTTGCGAACGTTGCGGTCGTCCACATTCAGTTTATCGTAAATTTAAACTTTGCCGTATTTGCTTCCGCGAACTTGCCTATAAAGGACAAATTCCCGGCGTGAAGAAAGCAAGCTGGTAAAACGATACTTGCAAAAAGGAGGTAATAAGTACAATGGTCATGACAGATCCGATTGCAGATTTTCTAACGCGCATTCGTAACGCCAACATGGTGCGTCACGAATCACTAGAATTGCCTGCTTCAAGAATAAAAAAAGATATCGCTGAAATTTTAAAACGTGAAGGTTTTATTAAAGATGTTGAGTATATTGAAGATGACAAACAAGGTGTTATCCGTGTTTTCTTAAAATATGGAAAAAACAACGAACGTGTTATCACTGGATTGAAACGTATTTCTAAACCAGGTTTACGTGTTTACGCTAAAACTGGTGAAGTTCCTAAAGTTCTTAACGGACTAGGAATTGCGATCGTTTCAACTTCTGAAGGTGTTATCACTGATAAAGAAGCAAGAGCTAAAAACATTGGTGGCGAAATCGTCGCTTACGTTTGGTAATATTTAAGATTAAACAAGGAGGTGCATTGCTGTGAGCCGTATTGGTAAAAAACCAATCACAATTCCTGCAGGAGTAACTGTTACTGAAAATGGTAACGATATTACTGTTAAAGGACCTAAAGGTGAATTAACTCGCTCTTTCAGCCCTAACATTACAATGCATGTGGAAGGTAACGAAATTACTTTTACTCGTCCAAACGAGGATAAAGAAAACCGTGCTTTACACGGAACAATGCGCGCTAACCTAAATAATATGGTTATCGGAGTAACAGAAGGATTTGAAAAAGCTTTAGAATTAATCGGGGTTGGGTACCGTGCACAATTACAAGGTAAAAAACTTGTATTGAACGTTGGTTACTCACATCCAGTTGAATTTACACCAGAAGAAGGTATTACTGTTGAAGTTCCTTCAAACACTAGTGTAATTGTCAAAGGAGCTAACAAAGAACGCGTTGGCGAATTAGCTGCTAATATCCGCGGAGTACGTCCTCCAGAGCCTTATAAAGGCAAAGGAATTCGTTACGTTGGAGAACACGTTCGTCGTAAAGAAGGTAAAACAGGTAAATAATCGCCTGCGAATAGCCTAAATAAACTATTAAAGAGGTGACAATTGTGATTACGAAACTAGATAAAAACAAAATGCGTCAAAAGAGACACGCACGAGTTCGCTCTAAGATTTCAGGTACTGCAGAGTGCCCACGCTTGAACATTTTCCGTTCAAACAAAAACATCTACGCTCAATTAATTGATGACGTAGCGGGTGTAACGCTAGCAAGTGCATCTACATTAGATAAAGAAGTATCAGGCGAAACTAAAGTTGAACTAGCATCTGCTGTGGGAACTTTAGTAGCTAAACGCGCTGTTGAAAAAGGCGTTAAAGAAGTAGTCTTTGACCGTGGTGGTTACCTTTACCATGGCCGTGTACAAGCTTTAGCTGAAGCTGCTCGCGAAAATGGACTAGAATTTTAATAAAAGGAGGAATACCATTCATGGTTTATATCGATCCAACACATTTGGAATTAGAAGACCGTGTCGTTTCTATCAACCGTGTTACTAAAGTTGTTAAAGGTGGACGTCGTTTACGTTTTGCTGCTTTAGTAGTTGTCGGAGATAGAAATGGTCACGTAGGTTTCGGTACTGGGAAAGCCCAAGAAGTACCAGAAGCTATCCGTAAAGCAATTGAAGATGCTAAGAAGAATCTTGTTGAAGTACCAATGGTAGATTCAACAATTCCTCATGAAGTTATCGGACGCTTTGGCGGCGGAAACATCTTAATGAAACCAGCCGTAGCCGGTTCTGGAGTCAGTGCTGGAGGTCCCGTTCGTTCGGTCCTTGAGTTAGCAGGTGTTGCTGATATTACAAGTAAATCATTAGGCTCAAGCACTCCAATTAACGTGGTTCGTGCAACAGTTGACGGTTTGAAACAATTGAAACGTGTTGAAGAAGTTGCAAAACTTCGCGGCAAATCAGTTGAAGAAATTACAGGTTAAGGAGGACAATAAGAAATGGCTAATTTAGAAATTACTTTAAAACGTAGCGTTATCGGACGTCCTCAAAATCAAAAAGATACTGCGAAAGCTCTAGGTTTAAACAAACTGAACAGCACTGTTGTAAAACCTGCTAATGAAGCAATCAAAGGCATGGTTAACACAATTTCGCATTTAGTGGACGTAAAAGAAGTTTAAAAACAGAATGAGACTTATTATTGAAGGAGGTGCCCAATCTATATGAAACTTCATGAATTAAAACCTGCTGAAGGTTCTCGTAAAGTGCGTAACCGCGTTGGACGTGGAACTTCATCTGGTAATGGTAAAACTTCAGGTCGCGGTCAAAAAGGACAAAACTCACGTTCAGGCGGTGGAGTACGTTTAGGCTTTGAAGGTGGACAAACACCTTTATTCCGTCGTTTACCAAAACGTGGTTTTACTAACATTAACCGCAAAGAATTTGCAATCGTTAATTTAGAAACATTAAATCGCTTCGAAGACGGAACAGTAGTTACACCAGCATTGTTGGTGGAATCTGGTATCGTTAAAAATGAAAAATCTGGGATTAAAGTTTTGGGTAATGGTCAAGTTGAACGTAAACTGACTGTTAAAGCAAGCAAGTTCTCCGAAGCAGCAGAAAAAGCAATCGTTGCTGCTGGTGGTTCAATCGAGGTGATCTAATGATCAAATTACTGAATAGTGCATTAAAAGTAAAAGACATTAGAAACAAAATATTATTCACTTTAGGTGTTTTGATCGTTTTTCGCTTAGGAACGCATTTAACGGTTCCGGGCATTAACGCTAAAGCCGTATCACAAATTTCAGATTCTGGAATTTTCGGCTTGCTTAATACCTTTGGTGGTGGCGCGTTAAGTCAATACTCTATCTTTGCGATGGGTGTATCGCCTTATATCACGTCTTCAATCGTTGTTCAATTACTTCAAATGGACATTGTTCCAAAGTTTGTTGAATGGTCGAAGCAAGGGGAAGTTGGTCGTAAAAAATTAAATCAAGTAACGAGATATTTAACGATTATCATGGCATTTGTCCAATCAATCGGTATCTCTTACGGATTTAACGCTTTATCTGGGTTTGGGTTAATTAAAAATCCAGGGACAATGACTTACCTAAGTATTGCTTTGATGTTAACAGCAGGTACGATGTTAGTGATGTGGATGGGTGAACAAATCACTGTTAAGGGATTTGGGAACGGCGTCTCTATGATTATCTTTTCCGGTATTGTGGCTCGTGTTCCAGATGGGATTGCATCCTATTATAGTTCACAAATCAAAAATGCTGGACCAGACCTTTGGAAAGCAATCTTGTTCACTATTGCTTTAGTTGTTGCAATTCTTGCAGTAGTGTTACTTGTTGTATTCTTTGAAACAGCAAAACGAAAAATTAAAATTCAATATTCTAAACGTGCGACTGGTTCCGACCAAAGTTCGTTCTTACCATTAAAAGTTAACTCTGCTGGTGTTATCCCAGTTATCTTTGCAAGTTCATTTATTGTAACTCCGCAAACGATTATGGGATTCTTCGCTAAGACACATGCTGACGATCAATGGTATATCATTATGAATAATATTTTTAATTATCAAAAACCAGCAGGTGCGGTTTTATACACATTGTTGATTGTTGTTTTCACATTCTTCTATGCATTCATTCAAGTGAATCCAGAAAAAGTTTCAGAAAACTTACAAAAGCAAGGTGGATATATTCCAAGTGTGCGTCCTGGTAAAGGGACAGAAGATTATATCTCAGGCGTATTAATGCGTTTAAGTACAGTCGGTGCAGTTTACTTAGGTTTAATTGCAATCTTACCTATTATCGCGCAAAACTTATGGAACCTACCTCAGTCTATTGGTCTTGGTGGAACAAGCTTACTTATCGTAGTAGGTGTTGCATTAGAATCGACTAGACAATTAGAAGGCCAAATGATTAAGCGTAACTATCTAGGCTTTATACAATAAGAACAGTAGTGTTGAGGGATTTCCTTCAGCACTCATTCTTACATTTAAGGAGGAAAAACATGAATCTCATTTTAATGGGTCTTCCTGGTGCAGGGAAAGGCACACAAGCTGAACAAATTGTGGATACTTATAAAATTCCACATATTTCAACTGGTGATATGTTCCGAGCTGCTATCAAAAATGAAACAGCCTTAGGTTTAAAAGCTAAATCCTTTATGGATAAAGGCGAACTCGTACCAGACGAAGTAACAAACGGGATTGTAAAAGAACGTTTAGCTGAAGCTGATACAAAAGAAGGATTTTTATTAGATGGTTTCCCAAGAACGCTTAACCAAGCGGAAGCTTTGGAATCAATCCTTAAAGATCTGGGTAAAAAAATTGATGCCGTTATCAACATTCATGTGGATAAAGACATTTTAATGGAACGTTTGACTGGGAGAATCATTTGCCGCACTTGTGGGGCTACTTATCATAAAGTATTTAATCCTCCAACAGTTGAAGGAACTTGTGATCGCTGTGGCGGACATGATTTCTATCAAAGAGATGATGATAAACCTGAAACAGTTGAAAACAGAATTAATATTAATCTAGAGTTAACAGAACCTTTGTTAGACTTTTATGAAACGCGCCATGTTTTGAACACTGTTAAAGGTGACCAAGACATTCACGATGTTTTCAAAGAAGTAAAAGCAATTATTGAAAAATAAAAGCTTAATTCTTTAATGACGAAAATGAAGCCTCGTTTTATCCAAATTGTTGAACGAGGAAAGCGGTAGTCTCATGAGGGGCTTGTCACTATTTTAATTCTATGGTACAATATTCGGGGTCTTGGCTTTTCAATGCGTCTATATTGTGATAGAATTAATAGGTTAAGATGAAACAGAATGGTGGGGGCCAAGGTTCTCGCTAAGTTTATCGCATTGATTTGCGAAACAATTTTAAGGAGGTACTAGGCGTGGCTAAAGACGATGTCATTGAAATTGAAGGAACAGTCGTTGAAACTTTGCCGAATGCAATGTTTAAAGTGGAACTTGAGAATGGGCATGTTGTATTGGCTCATGTTTCAGGAAAAATCCGTATGCACTACATTCGTATTTTACCTGGAGACAAAGTAACAGTAGAATTGTCACCGTATGATTTAACTCGCGGTCGCATTACCTATCGCTTTAAATAATTGTACTCCGTCAATAAAATGGGAGGTATAGTTCATGAAAGTAAGACCATCAGTAAAACCAATTTGTGAAAAATGCAAAGTTATCCGTCGTAACGGACGTGTTATGGTAATTTGTGAAAATCCAAAACACAAACAGCGTCAAGGATAATAACTAAAAATATACAGGAGGTGTAATTGTAATGGCTCGTATTGCAGGTGTAGATATTCCACGTGATAAACGTGTAGTAATCTCTTTAACTTATATTTATGGAATCGGTAAAAACACAGCTATCGAAGTTTTGAAAGCTGCAGACGTATCAGAAGAAATTCGTGTACGTGAATTAACAAATGATCAATTAGATCGCATCCGTGCTGAAATTGACTCGTTGAAAGTTGAGGGTGACTTACGTCGTGAAGTTAACCTAAACATCAAACGTTTAATGGAAATCGGATCATACCGAGGCATGCGTCACCGCCGTGGTTTACCAACTCGTGGACAAAACACGAAAAACAACGCGCGTACTCGTAAAGGCCCAGCTAGAACAGTTGCAGGCAAGAAAAAATAATTAATTAAGTTAGGAGGTAACTCTTCATGGCAGGAAAAAAAGTCGTTCGTAAACGTCGTGTGAAAAAGAATATTGAATCTGGTGTAGCACATATCCGTTCAACATTCAACAATACTATTGTAATGATTACTGATACTCATGGGAATGCAATTTCATGGTCATCAGCTGGATCATTAGGCTACCGTGGATCTAAAAAATCAACTCCATTCGCAGCTCAAATGGCAGCAGAAGTTGCAGCTAAAGCGTGTATGGAACATGGTATGAAAACTGTAGAAGTTGCTGTAAAAGGTCCTGGTTCAGGACGTGAAGCTGCAATTCGTTCATTACAAGCTACTGGTTTAGAAGTTACAGGTATTCGTGATGTAACTCCAGTTCCTCATAATGGATGCCGCCCTCCAAAACGCCGTCGTGTTTAATTGAGAGCTGCTACATTGAACTTGTTTGCACTCAGTAACATGAACTTAACGTTTTGAAAGGGGTATGTATAGAATGATCGAAATTGAAAAACCAAGAATTGAAACGATTGAGATCAGCGATGATGCCAAGTTTGGTAAATTCGTTGTAGAACCACTTGAACGTGGTTATGGTACAACGCTAGGGAATTCTCTACGTCGTATATTGTTGTCATCTCTTCCAGGTGCAGCAGTAACTACTATCCAAATTGATGGTGTTTTACATGAATTTTCAACCGTTGATGGCGTTGTTGAGGATGTAACTTCAATCATTTTGAATATTAAAAAACTTGCACTCAAGTTATATTCTGGTGAAGATAAAACGATTGAAATCGATGTAAAAGGTCCAGCAGTTGTAACAGCAGCCGATATCACTTATGATAGCGATGTTGAAATCTTAAATCCTGACTTGTACATTTGTACAGTAGCTGAAGGCGCACGTTTCCACGTTCGTTTAACTGCAAAATCAGGAAGAGGTTATGCAAGAGCTGAACATAATAAACACGATGATATGCCTATTGGTGTATTACCAGTCGACTCGATTTACACCCCAGTTAGTCGTGTGAACTATCAAGTAGAAAATACTCGAGTGGGTCAAAAAGATAACTTTGACAAATTAACACTTGATGTATGGGCAGATGGTTCTATTAGCCCAGAAGAGGCTGTGAGTCTAGCAGCTAAAATTCTTACAGAGCATTTAAATATCTTCGTAAATCTAACTGATGAAGCCCGTAAAGCTGAAATCATGGTAGAAAAAGAAGAAACGCATAAAGAAAAAATGCTTGAGATGACAATTGAAGAACTAGATTTATCTGTACGCTCATACAACTGTTTGAAACGTGCTGGTATTAATTCTGTTCAAGAATTGACAGACAAATCTGAAGCAGAAATGATTAAGGTGCGTAATCTTGGTCGTAAATCACTTGAAGAAGTGAAATTTAAACTAGCAGAATTAAGTTTAGGTCTACGTCAAGACGACTAGTACCGTATCAAGGGAGGAAAATCACAATGGGTTACCGTAAATTAGGACGTACAAGTTCACAACGTAAAGCAATGTTGCGCGATTTAACGACTGATTTAATCATTAACGAACGTATTGTAACAACTGAGGCTCGTGCTAAAGAAGTTCGCTCTACAACTGAAAAAATGATTACTTTAGGTAAACGTGGCGATTTGCACGCTCGTCGTCAGGCAGCTGCATTTGTTCGTAACGAAGTTGCTTCTGTTAAAGAAGATGGCGAAAAAATTGTTACTGAATCAGCTTTACAAAAATTATTTGGCGATGTAGCACCTCGTTACGCTGAGCGTCAAGGTGGATACACTCGTATCATGAAAACTGAACCTCGCCGCGGAGACGCTGCACCAATGGTTATCATTGAATTGGTTTAATTTCAATTTAAACATTACAAATGCTTCACTTTATCGATGTTTGTAAAGAGTGTTACGATGATGGAAGTTTACTTCCAAGTCTAGCTCGAAACTTCCCCTGATTGTTTTCAGGGGAGGTAAATTCATCAAAGGTGATTATTTTTTTTGTTTTCTAGCAGTTTTTACGAAACTCTTTTAAAAGAGCTCGTAAAAACTGTTTTTTTTTGATTAAAATCGTAAACTAACACTTGTTTTAAAATAAGCTTGCAATTCAAAAGGTTCTTTTGTATACTGTTACAAATCAGAATATTCTGACAATAATACGAAATGGGGAATGTTTATGTCGCAAATGTTAGCTTTTACTTTATTGATGGGAATTTTATACATAGGAGATATTATATCTGCTAAAACGAAAGCTTGGGTATCCTCTGTCTTTGTTTGTGCAGTCTTGTTTATTATTGGGTATTGGACTATTTTTCCAGCAAATATTGTTGAAGTCGCAGGTATTCCAAGTGTCGTAGCTACGTTACTGATGTACTTGCTAATTACCAATATGGGAACGTTGCTTTCAGTGAAAGAGCTAATCAATCAGTGGAAAACGATTGTCATCACACTGTCAGGAATTGCTGGAATTGTTGTCTTACTTTTAACAGTTGGGATGTTGTTTTTTGATTTACAAACGATTTTAATAGCGGTCCCTCCATTGGTAGGTGGGGTTGTTTCTTCTTTGATTATGTCAGAAGCAGCACAACAGGCTGGTTTGATGTCATTGTCCGTGCTGGCAATTTTGATTTATGTGATGCAAGGTTTTGCGGGGTATCCTTTGACATCGATTATGTTAAAAAAGGAAGGCAAACGAATGTTAGCCAAATACCGAAGTGGCGAATGGGTTCCTACAAATGAACAAGAACAGGAAAAAGCAATAAAAGAAGAGGATGAAGAAATCCCTAAATTATTTGCCAAAGTTCCAAAGCGTTATCATACAAACTTTTCTAGATTTTTTAGATTGTCCATTGTTGGAATGTTCGCTTATTATGTTTCTGTTTGGTTGGCTCCATTTGTTTCAGTTAGCCCGTTTGTTTTGTGTTTATTATTTGGCGTTATAGCTTCAAGTAGTGGATTTTTAGAAAAGCAACCACTTCAAAAAGCAAATGGTTTTGGTTTTGCAATTTTAGGATTGATGTTGTTCATCTTTGATGGGTTAAAAAATGCGACACCCGAAATGTTAAAAGAATTATTAGTGCCGATGGTCGGAATTATTGTTATTGGAGTAT carries:
- the rpsQ gene encoding 30S ribosomal protein S17 — its product is MSEERNQRKVYQGRVVSDKMDKTIVVEIATYKKHGIYGKRVKYSKKFKAHDENNAAKTGDIVKIMETRPLSATKRFRLVEIVEEAVVI
- the rplN gene encoding 50S ribosomal protein L14, which translates into the protein MIQQESRLKVADNSGAREVLTIKVLGGSGRKTANIGDVIVCTVKHATPGGVVKKGEVVRAVIVRTKTGARRADGSYIKFDENACVIIRDDKSPRGTRIFGPVARELRDNNFMKIVSLAPEVL
- the rplX gene encoding 50S ribosomal protein L24; translation: MIVKTGDKVKVITGKDKGKEGVILKAFPKKDRVIVEGINMMKKHQKPNSANPQGGILETEAPIHVSNVMLIDPKTNEPTRVGFKVEDGKKVRVSKKTGEVLDK
- the rplE gene encoding 50S ribosomal protein L5, with protein sequence MNRLKEKYIKEITPSMMEKFSYKSVMQAPKVDKIVINMGVGDAVSNAKNLDKAVDELTVISGQKPLITKAKKSIAGFRLREGMPIGTKVTLRGERMYEFLDKLVSVSLPRVRDFHGVSKKAFDGRGNYTLGIKEQLIFPEVDYDMVDKVRGMDIVIVTTANTDEESRELLTQLGMPFQK
- a CDS encoding type Z 30S ribosomal protein S14; amino-acid sequence: MAKKSMIAKNKRPAKFSTQAYTRCERCGRPHSVYRKFKLCRICFRELAYKGQIPGVKKASW
- the rpsH gene encoding 30S ribosomal protein S8; this encodes MVMTDPIADFLTRIRNANMVRHESLELPASRIKKDIAEILKREGFIKDVEYIEDDKQGVIRVFLKYGKNNERVITGLKRISKPGLRVYAKTGEVPKVLNGLGIAIVSTSEGVITDKEARAKNIGGEIVAYVW
- the rplF gene encoding 50S ribosomal protein L6, which translates into the protein MSRIGKKPITIPAGVTVTENGNDITVKGPKGELTRSFSPNITMHVEGNEITFTRPNEDKENRALHGTMRANLNNMVIGVTEGFEKALELIGVGYRAQLQGKKLVLNVGYSHPVEFTPEEGITVEVPSNTSVIVKGANKERVGELAANIRGVRPPEPYKGKGIRYVGEHVRRKEGKTGK
- the rplR gene encoding 50S ribosomal protein L18, yielding MITKLDKNKMRQKRHARVRSKISGTAECPRLNIFRSNKNIYAQLIDDVAGVTLASASTLDKEVSGETKVELASAVGTLVAKRAVEKGVKEVVFDRGGYLYHGRVQALAEAARENGLEF
- the rpsE gene encoding 30S ribosomal protein S5; this translates as MVYIDPTHLELEDRVVSINRVTKVVKGGRRLRFAALVVVGDRNGHVGFGTGKAQEVPEAIRKAIEDAKKNLVEVPMVDSTIPHEVIGRFGGGNILMKPAVAGSGVSAGGPVRSVLELAGVADITSKSLGSSTPINVVRATVDGLKQLKRVEEVAKLRGKSVEEITG
- the rpmD gene encoding 50S ribosomal protein L30 → MANLEITLKRSVIGRPQNQKDTAKALGLNKLNSTVVKPANEAIKGMVNTISHLVDVKEV
- the rplO gene encoding 50S ribosomal protein L15, whose translation is MKLHELKPAEGSRKVRNRVGRGTSSGNGKTSGRGQKGQNSRSGGGVRLGFEGGQTPLFRRLPKRGFTNINRKEFAIVNLETLNRFEDGTVVTPALLVESGIVKNEKSGIKVLGNGQVERKLTVKASKFSEAAEKAIVAAGGSIEVI
- the secY gene encoding preprotein translocase subunit SecY is translated as MIKLLNSALKVKDIRNKILFTLGVLIVFRLGTHLTVPGINAKAVSQISDSGIFGLLNTFGGGALSQYSIFAMGVSPYITSSIVVQLLQMDIVPKFVEWSKQGEVGRKKLNQVTRYLTIIMAFVQSIGISYGFNALSGFGLIKNPGTMTYLSIALMLTAGTMLVMWMGEQITVKGFGNGVSMIIFSGIVARVPDGIASYYSSQIKNAGPDLWKAILFTIALVVAILAVVLLVVFFETAKRKIKIQYSKRATGSDQSSFLPLKVNSAGVIPVIFASSFIVTPQTIMGFFAKTHADDQWYIIMNNIFNYQKPAGAVLYTLLIVVFTFFYAFIQVNPEKVSENLQKQGGYIPSVRPGKGTEDYISGVLMRLSTVGAVYLGLIAILPIIAQNLWNLPQSIGLGGTSLLIVVGVALESTRQLEGQMIKRNYLGFIQ
- a CDS encoding adenylate kinase translates to MNLILMGLPGAGKGTQAEQIVDTYKIPHISTGDMFRAAIKNETALGLKAKSFMDKGELVPDEVTNGIVKERLAEADTKEGFLLDGFPRTLNQAEALESILKDLGKKIDAVINIHVDKDILMERLTGRIICRTCGATYHKVFNPPTVEGTCDRCGGHDFYQRDDDKPETVENRININLELTEPLLDFYETRHVLNTVKGDQDIHDVFKEVKAIIEK
- the infA gene encoding translation initiation factor IF-1, giving the protein MAKDDVIEIEGTVVETLPNAMFKVELENGHVVLAHVSGKIRMHYIRILPGDKVTVELSPYDLTRGRITYRFK
- the rpmJ gene encoding 50S ribosomal protein L36 — encoded protein: MKVRPSVKPICEKCKVIRRNGRVMVICENPKHKQRQG
- the rpsM gene encoding 30S ribosomal protein S13; translation: MARIAGVDIPRDKRVVISLTYIYGIGKNTAIEVLKAADVSEEIRVRELTNDQLDRIRAEIDSLKVEGDLRREVNLNIKRLMEIGSYRGMRHRRGLPTRGQNTKNNARTRKGPARTVAGKKK
- the rpsK gene encoding 30S ribosomal protein S11, with the protein product MAGKKVVRKRRVKKNIESGVAHIRSTFNNTIVMITDTHGNAISWSSAGSLGYRGSKKSTPFAAQMAAEVAAKACMEHGMKTVEVAVKGPGSGREAAIRSLQATGLEVTGIRDVTPVPHNGCRPPKRRRV
- a CDS encoding DNA-directed RNA polymerase subunit alpha; this translates as MIEIEKPRIETIEISDDAKFGKFVVEPLERGYGTTLGNSLRRILLSSLPGAAVTTIQIDGVLHEFSTVDGVVEDVTSIILNIKKLALKLYSGEDKTIEIDVKGPAVVTAADITYDSDVEILNPDLYICTVAEGARFHVRLTAKSGRGYARAEHNKHDDMPIGVLPVDSIYTPVSRVNYQVENTRVGQKDNFDKLTLDVWADGSISPEEAVSLAAKILTEHLNIFVNLTDEARKAEIMVEKEETHKEKMLEMTIEELDLSVRSYNCLKRAGINSVQELTDKSEAEMIKVRNLGRKSLEEVKFKLAELSLGLRQDD
- the rplQ gene encoding 50S ribosomal protein L17 translates to MGYRKLGRTSSQRKAMLRDLTTDLIINERIVTTEARAKEVRSTTEKMITLGKRGDLHARRQAAAFVRNEVASVKEDGEKIVTESALQKLFGDVAPRYAERQGGYTRIMKTEPRRGDAAPMVIIELV
- a CDS encoding DUF819 family protein; this encodes MSQMLAFTLLMGILYIGDIISAKTKAWVSSVFVCAVLFIIGYWTIFPANIVEVAGIPSVVATLLMYLLITNMGTLLSVKELINQWKTIVITLSGIAGIVVLLLTVGMLFFDLQTILIAVPPLVGGVVSSLIMSEAAQQAGLMSLSVLAILIYVMQGFAGYPLTSIMLKKEGKRMLAKYRSGEWVPTNEQEQEKAIKEEDEEIPKLFAKVPKRYHTNFSRFFRLSIVGMFAYYVSVWLAPFVSVSPFVLCLLFGVIASSSGFLEKQPLQKANGFGFAILGLMLFIFDGLKNATPEMLKELLVPMVGIIVIGVFGMYVFSAIVGRLLGVSKEMAFAVSLTALYGFPADYIITNEVIQALTEDKKEQEALTSHMLPPMLVAGFITVTIVSVVLAGIFSSILSNL